In the Theobroma cacao cultivar B97-61/B2 chromosome 1, Criollo_cocoa_genome_V2, whole genome shotgun sequence genome, one interval contains:
- the LOC108661388 gene encoding uncharacterized protein LOC108661388 yields the protein MAHQSQGFARNSAQSISSTPLVAASSGKEVSGSREWEYESCVVRFKDKDTLVNLVVLDTLDFDVILGMDWLSRCHASVDCSHKLGCSGYLAVVRDTQAKVRDISQVSVVNEFMDVFLEELLAFMDLMNQVFKHYLDKFVVVLVDDILIYSRGREEHEQHLKIVLQTLREHQLYAKFFKCELWLGSVAFLGHVVFEDGVQVNPKKVEAVEKWPRATSITEIRSFLGLTVLLSFCERFLQNSRSSE from the exons ATGGCTCATCAATCACAAGGTTTTGCCCGTAACTCTGCTCAATCAATTTCATCTACTCCTTTAGTAGCTGCCTCATCTGGTAAAGAGGTTAGTGGATCGAGAG aatgggaatatgagtcctgTGTAGTTCGATTCAAGGATAAAGACACTTTGGTGAATctagtggtgttagacaccttagattTTGATGTGATCTTAGGAATGGATTGGCTATCACGCTGCCATGCTAGTGTGGACTGTTcccataaattg GGTTGTTCAGGTTACTTGGCTGTTGTGAGGGATACCCAAGCGAAGGTCAGAGATATAAGCCAAGTGTCGGTAGTTAATGAGTTTATGGATGTATTTCTAGAGGAACTACTAG catttatggatttgatgaatcAAGTGTTCAAGCAttatttggacaagtttgtggTGGTACTTgttgatgacatcttgatatATTCCAGAGGCAGAGAGGAGCACGAGCAGCATCTcaagatagtgctccaaacttTAAGAGAACAtcaattgtatgccaagtttTTCAAGTGTGAATTATGGCTTGGAAGTGTTGCATTCTTAGGACATGTGGTCTTTGAAGATGGGGTACAAGTCAACCCAAAGAAAGTGGAGGCAGTGGAAAAGTGGCCGAGGGCAACATCAATTACAGAGATTAGGAGCTTTTTGGGGTTGACCGTATTATTGTCGTTTTGTGAAAGATTTCTCCAAAATAGCCGCTCCTCTGAATAG